A window of the Gossypium hirsutum isolate 1008001.06 chromosome A05, Gossypium_hirsutum_v2.1, whole genome shotgun sequence genome harbors these coding sequences:
- the LOC107914107 gene encoding tubby-like F-box protein 8 (The RefSeq protein has 4 substitutions compared to this genomic sequence): MSFRSIVNDVRDALGSLSRRSLEVRLPGHHKGKSNGSVLELNDEPMVIQNSRWASLPPELLRDVIKRLEASESNWPARKHVVACAAVCRSWREMCKEIVRCPEFSGKITFPVSLKQPGSRDGTIQCFIKRDKSNLTYHLFLCLSPALLVENGKFLLSAKRTRRTTCTEYVISMDADNISRSSSTYIGKLRSNFLGTKFIIYDTQPPYNNAQLSPPGRSRRFYSKKVSPKVPTGSYNIAQVSYELNVLGTRGPRRMHCSMYSIPASAVEPGGIVPGQPELIPRSLEDSFRSISFSKSIDNSSEFSSARFSDIVGTRDEEDEGKDRPLILRNKAPRWHEQLQCWCLNFRGRVTVASVKNFQLIAANQPAAGAPTPSQPAQSDHDRIILQFGKVGKDMFTMDYRYPLSAFQAFAICPSSFDTKLACE, encoded by the exons ATGTCGTTCCGAAGTATGGTTAACGATGTGAGGGATGCTTTGGGGAGCTTATCTAGGCGTAGTTTGGAGGTGAGATTTCCTGGTCATCATAAGGGAAAATCTAATGGTTCAGTGCTTGAATTGAATGATGAGCCCATGGTTATCCAGAATAGCCGCTGGGCGAGCCTTCCGCCAGAGCTGTTGCGTGATGTGATCAAGAGATTGGAAGCGAGTGAGAGCAACTGGCCTGCTCGCAAGCATGTTGTTGCTTGTGCTGCAGTATGCAGGTCATGGAGGGAAATGTGCAAAGAAATTGTTAGATGTCCCGAGTTCTCCGGGAAAATCACCTTTCCAGTTTCTCTGAAGCAG CCTGGGTCAAGGGATGGAACCATTCAATGCTTCATTAAGAGAGACAAATCTAATTTAACTTATCACCTTTTCCTTTGCCTTAGTCCTG CTTTGCTTGTTGAAAATGGGAAGTTTCTTCTTTCTGCAAAACGGACCCGTAGAACTACTTGCACAGAGTATGTAATCTCTATGGATGCAGATAACATATCCAGATCTAGCAGCACATACATTGGAAAACTCAG GTCCAACTTTCTTGgtaccaaattcataatttatGACACGCAACCTCCATACAACAATGCTCAGCTTTCACCACCTGGCCGAAGCCGAAGGTTCTATTCGAAAAAAGTCTCCCCAAAGGTTCCTACCGGTAGCTACAACATTGCTCAGGTTTCATATGAGCTAAATGTCCTAGGTACTAGGGGACCTCGTAGGATGCATTGCAGTATGTACTCAATTCCTGCCTCAGCTGTTGAGCCAGGTGGCATTGTCCCTGGTCAACCGGAGCTTATCCCTCGATCCCTTGAAGACTCATTTAGGAGCATCTCTTTCTCAAAGTCAATTGACAACTCATCCGAGTTTAGTAGTGCCAGATTCTCAGACATTGTTGGAACCCGTGATGAAGAGGATGAAGGGAAGGATAGGCCATTGATACTGAGGAACAAAGCACCAAGATGGCATGAACAGTTACAATGTTGGTGCCTGAACTTCCGGGGACGTGTAACCGTTGCATCTGTGAAGAATTTTCAGCTGATTGCTGCAAACCAACCAGCAGCCGGAGCGCCAACACCATCGCAGCCAGCCCAATCAGACCACGACAAGATAATTCTCCAGTTTGGTAAAGTTGGGAAGGACATGTTTACCATGGATTACAGATATCCACTGTCAGCATTTCAGGCATTTGCCATCTGCCTGAGCAGCTTTGACACCAAATTGGCATGTGAATAG
- the LOC107914107 gene encoding tubby-like F-box protein 8 isoform X1, with the protein MSFRSMVNDVRDALGSLSRRSLEVRFPGHHKGKSNGSVLELNDEPMVIQNSRWASLPPELLRDVIKRLEASESNWPARKHVVACAAVCRSWREMCKEIVRCPEFSGKITFPVSLKQPGSRDGTIQCFIKRDKSNLTYHLFLCLSPALLVENGKFLLSAKRTRRTTCTEYVISMDADNISRSSSTYIGKLRSNFLGTKFIIYDTQPPYNNAQLSPPGRSRRFYSKKVSPKVPTGSYNIAQVSYELNVLGTRGPRRMHCSMYSIPASAVEPGGIVPGQPELIPRSLEDSFRSISFSKSIDNSSEFSSARFSDIVGTRDEEDEGKDRPLILRNKAPRWHEQLQCWCLNFRGRVTVASVKNFQLIAANQPAAGAPTPSQPAQSDHDKIILQFGKVGKDMFTMDYRYPLSAFQAFAICLSSFDTKLACE; encoded by the exons ATGTCGTTCCGAAGTATGGTTAACGATGTGAGGGATGCTTTGGGGAGCTTATCTAGGCGTAGTTTGGAGGTGAGATTTCCTGGTCATCATAAGGGAAAATCTAATGGTTCAGTGCTTGAATTGAATGATGAGCCCATGGTTATCCAGAATAGCCGCTGGGCGAGCCTTCCGCCAGAGCTGTTGCGTGATGTGATCAAGAGATTGGAAGCGAGTGAGAGCAACTGGCCTGCTCGCAAGCATGTTGTTGCTTGTGCTGCAGTATGCAGGTCATGGAGGGAAATGTGCAAAGAAATTGTTAGATGTCCCGAGTTCTCCGGGAAAATCACCTTTCCAGTTTCTCTGAAGCAG CCTGGGTCAAGGGATGGAACCATTCAATGCTTCATTAAGAGAGACAAATCTAATTTAACTTATCACCTTTTCCTTTGCCTTAGTCCTG CTTTGCTTGTTGAAAATGGGAAGTTTCTTCTTTCTGCAAAACGGACCCGTAGAACTACTTGCACAGAGTATGTAATCTCTATGGATGCAGATAACATATCCAGATCTAGCAGCACATACATTGGAAAACTCAG GTCCAACTTTCTTGgtaccaaattcataatttatGACACGCAACCTCCATACAACAATGCTCAGCTTTCACCACCTGGCCGAAGCCGAAGGTTCTATTCGAAAAAAGTCTCCCCAAAGGTTCCTACCGGTAGCTACAACATTGCTCAGGTTTCATATGAGCTAAATGTCCTAGGTACTAGGGGACCTCGTAGGATGCATTGCAGTATGTACTCAATTCCTGCCTCAGCTGTTGAGCCAGGTGGCATTGTCCCTGGTCAACCGGAGCTTATCCCTCGATCCCTTGAAGACTCATTTAGGAGCATCTCTTTCTCAAAGTCAATTGACAACTCATCCGAGTTTAGTAGTGCCAGATTCTCAGACATTGTTGGAACCCGTGATGAAGAGGATGAAGGGAAGGATAGGCCATTGATACTGAGGAACAAAGCACCAAGATGGCATGAACAGTTACAATGTTGGTGCCTGAACTTCCGGGGACGTGTAACCGTTGCATCTGTGAAGAATTTTCAGCTGATTGCTGCAAACCAACCAGCAGCCGGAGCGCCAACACCATCGCAGCCAGCCCAATCAGACCACGACAAGATAATTCTCCAGTTTGGTAAAGTTGGGAAGGACATGTTTACCATGGATTACAGATATCCACTGTCAGCATTTCAGGCATTTGCCATCTGCCTGAGCAGCTTTGACACCAAATTGGCATGTGAATAG